A single Lolium perenne isolate Kyuss_39 chromosome 6, Kyuss_2.0, whole genome shotgun sequence DNA region contains:
- the LOC127310484 gene encoding F-box protein At3g07870-like, with protein sequence MDVPTDVLVKILLLLSPICRRRLRLVCRLWRDLVHERTPKIQIAPARPLIETVYPRAYIVDDVQGRGGCTPLWTTGHDEAYTAMQLVGSCNGLLCLCDNHRPGGAITLVNPATGEALGLPPIPGAGRLRRPKTGWHHAYGFAYHSVTGQYKIVRASSDEDKVQVFALGEASSWRDVPAPDGRCRLDAGVVGLDGAAYWVALSEKGAERIMSLDLEDCSVASIESPPEPIRHLAEVRGKLAAVISDGVMAHEKIQVWILEGEGMERSWNHRYSVQLPRRGLQEHPLPRPGQRLARPHLGHGMSTILTHGTWLGDVLVLYEHTPTSSPCMH encoded by the exons ATGGACGTCCCCACGGACGTGCTGGTGAAGATACTGCTGCTACTCTCGCCAATCTGCCGGCGGCGGCTCCGACTCGTCTGCCGGCTCTGGCGCGACCTAGTCCACGAGCGCACCCCCAAGATACAGATCGCCCCGGCCAGGCCTCTCATCGAGACGGTGTATCCCCGTGCATACATCGTCGACGACGTCCAAGGGCGTGGCGGATGCACTCCGCTGTGGACGACGGGCCACGACGAAGCGTACACGGCGATGCAGCTAGTCGGCAGCTGCAACGGCCTGCTGTGCCTGTGCGACAACCACAGACCCGGTGGCGCCATAACCTTGGTCAACCCTGccaccggcgaggctctgggcctCCCGCCGATCCCAGGCGCCGGCCGGTTGAGGCGCCCCAAGACCGGCTGGCATCACGCATACGGCTTCGCGTACCACTCGGTCACGGGGCAGTACAAGATCGTGCGTGCCTCGTCCGACGAAGACAAGGTGCAGGTGTTCGCGCTCGGGGAAGCCTCGTCGTGGAGGGATGTGCCAGCCCCTGATGGGAGATGCAGGCTCGACGCCGGCGTCGTCGGCCTAGACGGGGCAGCATACTGGGTCGCCCTCAGCGAGAAGGGAGCCGAGAGAATCATGTCGTTGGATCTCGAGGACTGCTCCGTCGCGTCCATCGAGTCACCGCCGGAGCCTATCCGCCACCTGGCGGAGGTGCGTGGGAAGCTGGCCGCCGTCATTAGTGATGGCGTCATGGCGCATGAGAAGATCCAG GTGTGGATTCTCGAGGGTGAGGGGATGGAACGAAGCTGGAACCATCGTTACAGCGTGCAGCTGCCACGACGAGGACTGCAGGAGCATCCGCTGCCGAGGCCAGGGCAGCGGCTCGCGCGGCCACACCTGGGTCATGGCATGTCCACCATCCTGACGCACGGGACATGGCTGGGCGATGTGCTGGTCCTATATGAGCACACGCCCACAAGCTCGCCGTGCATGCACTAG